From the genome of Sphingobacterium sp. UGAL515B_05:
GTCATTGAAGTACTCGGCACCAGCTTTAACGTAAATGCCTACCACAAAGAAATTAGTACCTCGCTGGTCGAAGGGAAAGTCAAAATTATAAGCCAAGGGCACGAAGCTTATCTTTCTCCGGGCAATGAAGCGATCGTCAGTACCAATAATATACGTATACAACCAGCAGACATACAGAAGAACACGGCATGGCAGCGTGGTGAATTTCTGCTTGATGGCAATAGCTTGGAGGAGATTATCAGTCAGGTTTCGCGTTGGTACAATGTGGATTTCGTCAATGCAGAAGAGATTATTGCACTCGACAATCGTTTCAGTGGAACACTTAGTCGTGACGCTAGACTTTCAGAAGTATTGAAAATTCTGGCTTATACCACAAATCGAAAGTTTGAGATCGAGGGACGGCAGATATTCATTCGTTAATACAATTCAGTTTTTAACAATTAAAATTTATAAAATATGATATAACCAGACGAATTAACCAAAAGGTCCAATACAATAGAAAAGGGGATGTTGACGCATCCCCTGTTGTAAAGAGCCAAATTTATTGAAGTACGAATTCTATAGATTATTAAACCCTTAACAATTCAAAGTTATGAAATTTTTTTCTCCATTAATAGCATGGGGGGACCGGAGAAGTCATTCTTATACCCTAAGCATTAAAGTCATATTGACTATGAAGTTGATTTGTGTACTGCTGCTGGCATTTACGTTTGGTGCTAGAGCATCAGGATATGCGCAAGAAGTAAATCTATCCTTGAAAAATGCTACGATTGAAACTGTTCTGAAAGAGATTTCCACGCAGACCAGGTTACGTCTTTTTTATGATGAACGGCTATTTGAAAATGCCTCGCGCGTGGATATTTCCGTGGCCGGATCTGACGTGAGGGCTGCCCTGGCGAAGGCATTGCGTGGACGTAATCTGATCTTTGATATCATGGGCAGTACCATTGTCATCAAAGAAAAAAAGCAGACGGACCGTGAGATCTCAGGTGTTGTAAGGGATGCTTCCGGGCCAATGGCTGGCGTAAACGTCACTGTATTGGGGGTAACGGGATTATCTGCACGGACCGATAGAGATGGACGCTATAGCATTCGCGTTCCCGAAAAGGCAATCCTTTTATTTCGTTTTATGGGCTATAAAGATGCCGAAGTAAATGTCTCTGACAAGAACAGCGCTGATGTATTGATGGAAACAGCAGAGTCTCACCTCGACGAGGTTATTGTGGTCGGCTACGGTACACAGAAAAAGATCAATCTGTCTGGCGCTGTGGATCAGATTGGCGAAAAGTTTCTGGAAAGCAGGCCGATTACCAATGTCGGTTCTGCCTTACAGGGGGCCATGGCCAATCTGAACATTACACCAACATCGGGGCGTGCAAATAGCTCGCCGGGCATCAATGTGCGTGGCTATACATCGCTGTCGGGTGGTGGACCGCTGATTGTGATTGACGGGGTGCCGGCAACCAACGATGAGCTCAACCGCATGAACCCCATGGATATTGCAAGCGTCACGGTGTTAAAAGATGCTGCATCGGCAGCAATCTATGGTAGCCGAGCGGCGTTTGGTGTGGTACTGGTGACCACCAAATCGGGTACAACGAAAGATATCAAGGTGACTGCCAACTCGATTTTTGGTGCCAAAGCGATTACACGTACGGTAGAGATTGAGGACGATCCTTACCAGGTAATGAAATATCGAAATATTATGTCTGCGCCCTGGTATAATCTTTACGATGAGAAAATGCTCGAATATGGAAAACAGTTAAGCGAAAACCCATCTTTACCGCGTGTAATTGTAGATCCGCAAAATCCAAATGCTTATATCTACTTGGGTTCTACAGATTGGTTTAAGGAAGTTTATAAAGATATCCAGCCTTCTTATACCAACAACATCAGCATTGCGCAAAAGAATGAACGTTCTTCGTTTTATCTCTCAGGTGAATATTATAGACAAAATGGTATGCTCCGCATTAGCCCGGATACCTATGACCGCTATAATTTCAGGGCAAAAGGCGATTATAAAATTACGGATTGGTTTACCTTGTCCAATAATACCACTTTTACAAACGACAAATATGATCAGCCTTCGGCCATTGATCAGGGCTATCTTTATTGGCATAATGTCAACCGCCAACCATCATTAAATACAGTTTACAATCCGGATGGTACCTATACCGAAGCTGGAGTGAATATGATCGGTGCTGTGGCTGAAGGTGGCCGAAGCATTAGTCGAAATAATGACTTTCAGACCAGCTTTGGTGCAAAAATCGACTTCATTAAAAATGTATGGACCTTAAATGGGGACGCAACCTTTAGACGGATTTCAGGAAAATCGCATTTCTTTCAGTTGCCGCTGACTTACAGTACTGGGCCTAATGTAATGAATAAGCAAAACTTTAACAGTTATGCATCCAATGGAAGCTCTGAAACACGTTATAATGTATACAACATTTATTCGCAATACCAACGCACACTCCAAGATCACTATTTTTCGGTGATGTTGGGTTTCAACCAGGAGGAACGGATCTATGAGTCATTTTCCGCATCCCGGGATCAGTTAATTTCCAATTCGCTGCCAACGATCGGACTTGCTACCGGTCAAACGCCTTCTGTTGGTGCTTCTGATTATGCTTGGTCAGTTCGCGGGGCTTTTGCCAGATTGAACTATACCTACAAAGACAAGTATATCCTCGAGTCTAATTTACGCTACGATGGTTCTTCTAGATTTCCTAAAAAGGACCGATTCGCATTCAACCCTTCCGTATCCGCTGCGTGGGTAGTTTCGCAAGAAAATTTCTTTCAGCCAATTAAAGGGACCGTATCTAATTTTAAACTGCGGGGATCGTATGGCTCATTGGCAAATCAGGATTTAAGGGATAACTACTACCCTTATATTGCGAATATGTCCAAAGGAAGTGGAGCCATTCTGGATGGCAAGATTGTACCTATCGTCGGTAGTCCGGGTTTAGTGTCGTCGACCTTAACTTGGGAAACCATTACGCAGTCCAATTTTGGGGTAGATGTCGGCCTGTTTAAAAATCAGTTTTTTGGTTCATTTGATATCTATCGTCGCGATACAAAAGATATGTTGACAGCTGGCCGTACCTTGCCGATCGTGTTGGGTACTGGCGTGCCGCTTGAAAATGCAGCCAACCTAAAAACAAACGGATGGGAGCTGACACTTGGCTACAATAAAGAATTTATGGTCGCCAGTAAACCATTTTCATTCTCGGCAAGACTTAACCTCGCAGATAGCAGGGCTTATATTACAAAATATAACAATCCTAAAAATAACTTAAACGATTATTACGTCGGACAGGAATTGGGTGAAATGTGGGGACTGACGACATTGGGCTTGTTTCAGTCACAAGAAGAGATCAAGGCCCATGCCAATCAAAATGATGTTACATCTTATCCCGGTACCAGAAGCTTAGAACCGGGCGATCTTAAGTTTGCCGATATCAACGGTGACGGTAAAATAAACCGGGGCGACTGGACTTTGGACAATCATGGCGATTATAAGGTTATCGGAAATTCGAGACAACGTTATAGTTATGGAATAGATCTGAATTCAAGCTGGAACGGTATTGATCTGCGTGTCTTCTTACAGGGAGTTGGAAGAAGAAATTATTACCCTCCGGGTGGTGACCATTACTTTTGGGGTATTTATGCGCAACCTTGGGCGAGTTTGACCAAATTTAATTTGGACCATTGGACACCTGAAAATCCAAATGCATACTTACCAAGACCAAAATCTTATGTGGCCGAGCAGAGCGGTATTGAACTCGCTGCCACACAGACCAAATATTTGCAGAATGCAGGCTATTTAAGGGTGAAGAACGTGACCTTCGGGTATACGCTTCCTAAGCTTATCACAGATAGATGGGGCGTAGACCGTTTACGTCTATTCGTCAGTGGTGAAAACCTCTTTGAGTTTACAAAACTAATGGATTATCTCGATCCTGAAATTGTTGGTGATCGGACGGCATATCCTTTCCAAAGGACTTACTCGTTTGGCTTAAACTTTAATTTCTAAAATGACTATTATCATGCAAAATATAAAAAGACAACTAATCAAGATTGGAGCGCTGCTGGGGGTTTTGTTCCTCATCATGAGCTGTAACGATGATTTTATGGATCGGTATCCCACCACATCGGTTACTCCGGAGGTGTTTTTTAGCAATGTAAACGATCTGAAAACATATACCGATGGTTTTTATGGCAGTTTGAGTTCGCCGATAGCGGACCTTGGGACAGATAACCTGGCGCATCACAATTCTGGAAGTACCATTGATGAGATCATGCGCGGTGGGGTAAGTGCTCAGAATGCGGCGGTATGGAGCTGGTCTGCCCTGCGAAATATCAATTTCTTCCTGGAAAATGCAGGTCGTGTAAAGGGAGCTAGCGCCACCGATGTAAACCATTATATCGGTATCGCAAGGTTCTTTCGTGCACGTTTTTACATCGATAAGGTCAATCAGTATAGTGATGTGCCCTGGTATGGTAAGACCATGGGAACCTCAGATCTTGAACTCTTGAACAAGAAGCAGGATAGCCGGTCTCTTGTCGTAGATTCGATCATGGCGGATCTGGAATTTGCGGCTGCCAATATTAAACCGGACGGGCACAAATCTACAGTCACCAAGTGGGGAGCCTTGGCACAATTGGCACAGTTTGCCTTACAGGAAGGGACTTTCCGCAAATACCACAGCTATTTGAATCTGAGTGGATCGGCCAATACCTTTCTGCAGCGGGCTGTTTCCGCGGCAGAAGAGATTATGAAATCGGCTAAATTTTCGATCAGCAATGCAGGGGGTGTCAACCGGGCTTATCGGGATCTATTTATCAGCCTAAATCTACAGGCAAATCCCGAAACCATCTTATTTATCGATTATGATAAGGATCTGGGAAGAAGACGTAATGCACATACCGTATTGGACTACGAATGGGCATTAAGCCAAACGCTGATGGAGAGTTATCTGATGAAAGACGGCAAACGTTTTACGCAACAGGCCGACTATAAAACGAAGAATATTGATCAGGTATTCGTTAACCGTGATCCGCGTTTTGAGCAAACATTTATGAAACCGGGTTTCCAGGCTGTCAATGCATCAACACCACAGCGTCTCAAGCCAACCCTAGGGGGCTATAATCAGATCAAGTTTTACCCTGAAATAGCTGATATGATTAGCTGGGAAGCTGCTTATACAGATGCTTTTGTGTTTCGGTACGCTGAAATTCTTTTAATCTTTGCAGAAGCGAAGGCCGAACTGGGTATACTCACGAGCCAGGCTGATCTTGACAAATCTGTCAACCTGCTGCGTGCACGTGTGGGTATGCCGGCCATGCAGCTGGAGGAAGCAAATGCCAATGTAGATCCCATATTACAAGCTTATTACTCAAATGTGAAAGGCGGGAATGTCGGGCTTATTCTGGAAATCCGTAGAGAAAGACGTATTGAATTGGCTTGTGAAGGCCAACGCTACAGAGATGTCTTTCGCTGGGAAGTGGGCGAAAGACTGGCCGATCAGCAACAGGGTATGTATGTAAAGGGTTTGGGAGCAATGGACGTAACCGGCGACGGAAAAGTGGATATTGCGATACTCGAATCTGCAAAAGATACCGGTCCGATCAAAGATCTGACGGAAGATGAAAAAAAGAGTATTTCCCTTTACTATTTAAAGGATGCCAATGGCAATAATACGTCTATCTATCTTGAAAATGGCAACAGTGGACATATTATGTTTACGGTAGCACGGGATAAAAAGAAAACATTTGAAAAACCCAAATATTACTATTATCCGGTAGCCAATAGCCAAATGGTGCTGGATGGCAGCAAATTGGTACAGACAAATTTCTGGTAGTTGAATGTATTATTTTTTAGAGCGTTTAGGTAAAGATAGGTACCTTCCGATTGGTGGGAAGGAGCCTATCTTTCCTTATATAGTGCGAATAAGTTTTGAATAGCTAATTTTTTAACATGAGACGACCAGTACAAAAAATGCTACTTCTGCTCTTACTGCTATGCAGTAACGCGATGTATGCACAATATCAGGGGCATGTCTTTTTGGACGGCAATAAGAACAAAAAGATGGATGGCAATGAAAAAGGAATGCAGGGCATTGTCATATCGGATGGGTATGAAGTTTTCCCAACAGCTGCCGATGGTAGCTTTAGCCTGAACAAGAATGAAAAGGCAAAATTTCTTTTTGTACGTATCCCCGCTGGATATAAAGCGAGCGGTACGCATTACATCAAGATTGACCCTAAATTAAAACGTTATGACTTTGGTTTAACTCCAGATGAAAAGCAGACAGGGGATAAGCTTCGATTTATCCAGATTACGGACACCGAAACACCTTTGTATGGCGAATGGATAGACAACATCCGTAAGTTTTCTCAACAACAAGAGGCCGCACTCATTATGCATACAGGCGATATCTGCTACGAACCGGGTATGCAGTTCCATGCCCGACAGGTCAATACAGCACTCATGGGCGTTCCTACTTACTACACGGTAGGTAACCACGACCTAGTCAAAGGGGAGTATGGCGAGAAGTTATTTGAAGATCTGTTTGGGCCAGTTTATTATTCCTTTGAGGCCGGACCGGCATACTTTGTCGTAACCCCGATGCCTGGAGGCGACTATGCACCGAGTTATAATCAGGATCAGGTCATCGCCTGGCTTAAAAAGGATCTGGCCCTGAAAGCGAAAGATAAACCGCTGGTTTTTATCAACCATGACCTGATTGTAGGAAAGGATTTCGTGATGAAAGGAAAAACAGATTCTATCGATTTAAAGCAGCATAACCTGAAAGCTTTCCTGTATGGGCATTGGCACAACAATTATAGTTTTGGCAGTAGGGATGGGGTAGCGGTGATATCGACAAATGCACCCAACAAAGGTGGAATAGACAATTCTGTTGCGCAATTTATGGTTATTGATATGGATAAAAATGGGGTAAGGAACATCACCCCCAAATATCCCTATCTGTCGGACCATATCGCTTTGATTTATCCGCAGAGCAGGCTGATGCAGATTTCAAACGGACAAAAGCTGGAGATTGGCGCCAGCGTATACCATACCGAAAAATCTGTTCTTTCTGTATATGCCAAGTTATTAAATGAACAGGGCTGTGTCCTAAAAACGGCCAAGTTGAATAAAGCGAGTGACTGGAACTGGCGTGGAACGCTTATGGGCACTGCGTCGATGAATCAAAAGCAGACGATCCTGCTGGAAGTGAATTATGGGGATGGCACGCAAGCCTTGAAGAAATTTGGATGGAATAACGAACCTGCTTCACCAAATTTGCTCCAGTTGACCTGGTCAAAAAACTTGGGGTCTAATGTATGGAAGAGCTCACCTCTGGTACAGGGACAGCGGGTATATGTGGCCAGTATCGATGATGCCATTGGTGGTAAAAGTAAAATTCAGGCCTTAAAAGCCCAATCCGGTGAAACCATCTGGACTTTCCATACCCAGAACTCCGTTAAGCAGAAGTTGGCCTATAGCAATGGCTTGATACTGGCGACAGACATGGGTGGCACAGTTTATGGGATTAGCGAAAAGGACGGTAAACTTATCTGGAAAAAAGATTTGAGTGGCGGAAGGCTCCCAGGATATGTAAGCGCTGGCGTTGTTGATGATGGTATTTATTATACCGGTGCAGGAAATTATCTGTCGGCATTAAAAGCTGATGATGGTACGATCATCTGGAAAAACCGGGATTGGAATGGAGGTGAGGGCATGCCCGGAGAGCTGTTCAGCACAAACGATTATTTAATTACTGGCGCAAACTGGAATAGCTTATTTGTACATGATCGCAGAAGCGGAAAACTAATATGGAAAAGAAATGAAGATGGTTTGCGTTTTAGAACGGGTGGAGCCAGTGCCGATAGCAGTTCTTTTTATGTCGCTGGACTGAACAATGTTTTTCAGTTAGATCAGAAGACAGGAACAGTAATCAAGAAGACGCAGAGCGAAGACGATTTTAAAGTGATGGCTTCGCCACTGTTGGCTGAGCAGCTACTGATTATGCCGACAGCGACCAACGGCGTAAAGGCTTTTGATCGCAGCAGCTTAAAGGAAAAATGGAATTTCCAGACGGGAGAAGCACTGATCTATACTTCTGCCTACTCAACACCGGATCTACACAAAAAAGTGGGTACTGTTGAATCTGGTATTCGCTATGCGGCCGGAAAACTGTTTTTTGGTGGATCGGATGGTTATCTATATGTATTGAATTTGGAAGGAACGCTCGTCCAAAAAATAAACCTGGGCACGCCGATATTGGCCGAAGTTACAATTCAGGGAAATAAGGTTTATGTAGCTGATTTTGCAGGAAATATATACTGTTTTACGATGGGTAAAACCGAATGAGGTAATTTTGGACGTCCATAAAATGCCACTTACATAAAATAGAATAATCTAAATAATACTTATCATCGAAGGGGCCTTCTAAATAAAGTTCCCGAATAATTTATATAGAAACCTGATTGAATAGTATGGCGTTTGTTTGAGGTATCAGCCAACGGTTACCTCGCCTAAATTTTCGATCAGATGATTGTTTTCAATACCCCATCGGTCGATGACGGCGATGACAGGCAATAGGCTGTTGCCCAATTCGGTCAGGTTGTATTCGACCTTAAGTGGAAGCCCGGGGTAAATCTTTTTGCTGATGACACCCATCATTTCCAGTTCGCGGATCTGCATATTGATAACCCTCGGGCTTGCATCGCCGATTGCGCGATGCAGCTCGCTCGGACGTTTTATCCCCTTTTGGATGCCATCCAAGATACAGGCTTTCCACTTTCCGCCCAGTATTTTCATCGTCACCACAATACCACAGTCGAGGTCTTCGGGAATCTTTCTGCTATACATAATCTTATTTTTTTGAAATAAATCTACTGAATTTTAGCCTTTGGTAGGGAATAATTTTTCCCTGGATGAATCCTTTTTCCCTTATTGTGACAATACGGGGATGTATCCATATTTGTCTTGTTAAACAAATTCAATGAAATACATGGAAACATCAAAAAATCAAATCAGCATTATCGGATTGGGCCCTATGGGCATTAAAATAGCAACGCTTTATATACAGCAAGGTTTTCAGGTAACAGTATTTAACCGGACGCAGGCGAAAGCAGATCCGCTCGTAAAACTAGGTGCCAAACCTGCTGAAACAGTGCGTGAAGCCCTTGCGGCAAGTCCTGTGAGTATCGTGATCGTCCATAATTACAGCGTATCGAAGGAGCTTTTTTCCTCGCTCGAAAATGATGATGTACTATCGGGCAAAACCATTGTGCAGTTGACTACGGGTACCGCGCAGGAAGCGCGTTTAAGTGAAATGTGGTTCCGGGAAAGAAATGCCGTCTATATCGATGGGGCCATACAGGTAGCGCCAGAGCAGATGGCACAACCCGATACCACCATCTTGTTCGCGGGCAATACCGATAAATATCAGGAACTGTTGCATCGA
Proteins encoded in this window:
- a CDS encoding PQQ-binding-like beta-propeller repeat protein gives rise to the protein MRRPVQKMLLLLLLLCSNAMYAQYQGHVFLDGNKNKKMDGNEKGMQGIVISDGYEVFPTAADGSFSLNKNEKAKFLFVRIPAGYKASGTHYIKIDPKLKRYDFGLTPDEKQTGDKLRFIQITDTETPLYGEWIDNIRKFSQQQEAALIMHTGDICYEPGMQFHARQVNTALMGVPTYYTVGNHDLVKGEYGEKLFEDLFGPVYYSFEAGPAYFVVTPMPGGDYAPSYNQDQVIAWLKKDLALKAKDKPLVFINHDLIVGKDFVMKGKTDSIDLKQHNLKAFLYGHWHNNYSFGSRDGVAVISTNAPNKGGIDNSVAQFMVIDMDKNGVRNITPKYPYLSDHIALIYPQSRLMQISNGQKLEIGASVYHTEKSVLSVYAKLLNEQGCVLKTAKLNKASDWNWRGTLMGTASMNQKQTILLEVNYGDGTQALKKFGWNNEPASPNLLQLTWSKNLGSNVWKSSPLVQGQRVYVASIDDAIGGKSKIQALKAQSGETIWTFHTQNSVKQKLAYSNGLILATDMGGTVYGISEKDGKLIWKKDLSGGRLPGYVSAGVVDDGIYYTGAGNYLSALKADDGTIIWKNRDWNGGEGMPGELFSTNDYLITGANWNSLFVHDRRSGKLIWKRNEDGLRFRTGGASADSSSFYVAGLNNVFQLDQKTGTVIKKTQSEDDFKVMASPLLAEQLLIMPTATNGVKAFDRSSLKEKWNFQTGEALIYTSAYSTPDLHKKVGTVESGIRYAAGKLFFGGSDGYLYVLNLEGTLVQKINLGTPILAEVTIQGNKVYVADFAGNIYCFTMGKTE
- a CDS encoding TonB-dependent receptor, which gives rise to MKLICVLLLAFTFGARASGYAQEVNLSLKNATIETVLKEISTQTRLRLFYDERLFENASRVDISVAGSDVRAALAKALRGRNLIFDIMGSTIVIKEKKQTDREISGVVRDASGPMAGVNVTVLGVTGLSARTDRDGRYSIRVPEKAILLFRFMGYKDAEVNVSDKNSADVLMETAESHLDEVIVVGYGTQKKINLSGAVDQIGEKFLESRPITNVGSALQGAMANLNITPTSGRANSSPGINVRGYTSLSGGGPLIVIDGVPATNDELNRMNPMDIASVTVLKDAASAAIYGSRAAFGVVLVTTKSGTTKDIKVTANSIFGAKAITRTVEIEDDPYQVMKYRNIMSAPWYNLYDEKMLEYGKQLSENPSLPRVIVDPQNPNAYIYLGSTDWFKEVYKDIQPSYTNNISIAQKNERSSFYLSGEYYRQNGMLRISPDTYDRYNFRAKGDYKITDWFTLSNNTTFTNDKYDQPSAIDQGYLYWHNVNRQPSLNTVYNPDGTYTEAGVNMIGAVAEGGRSISRNNDFQTSFGAKIDFIKNVWTLNGDATFRRISGKSHFFQLPLTYSTGPNVMNKQNFNSYASNGSSETRYNVYNIYSQYQRTLQDHYFSVMLGFNQEERIYESFSASRDQLISNSLPTIGLATGQTPSVGASDYAWSVRGAFARLNYTYKDKYILESNLRYDGSSRFPKKDRFAFNPSVSAAWVVSQENFFQPIKGTVSNFKLRGSYGSLANQDLRDNYYPYIANMSKGSGAILDGKIVPIVGSPGLVSSTLTWETITQSNFGVDVGLFKNQFFGSFDIYRRDTKDMLTAGRTLPIVLGTGVPLENAANLKTNGWELTLGYNKEFMVASKPFSFSARLNLADSRAYITKYNNPKNNLNDYYVGQELGEMWGLTTLGLFQSQEEIKAHANQNDVTSYPGTRSLEPGDLKFADINGDGKINRGDWTLDNHGDYKVIGNSRQRYSYGIDLNSSWNGIDLRVFLQGVGRRNYYPPGGDHYFWGIYAQPWASLTKFNLDHWTPENPNAYLPRPKSYVAEQSGIELAATQTKYLQNAGYLRVKNVTFGYTLPKLITDRWGVDRLRLFVSGENLFEFTKLMDYLDPEIVGDRTAYPFQRTYSFGLNFNF
- a CDS encoding RagB/SusD family nutrient uptake outer membrane protein, translated to MQNIKRQLIKIGALLGVLFLIMSCNDDFMDRYPTTSVTPEVFFSNVNDLKTYTDGFYGSLSSPIADLGTDNLAHHNSGSTIDEIMRGGVSAQNAAVWSWSALRNINFFLENAGRVKGASATDVNHYIGIARFFRARFYIDKVNQYSDVPWYGKTMGTSDLELLNKKQDSRSLVVDSIMADLEFAAANIKPDGHKSTVTKWGALAQLAQFALQEGTFRKYHSYLNLSGSANTFLQRAVSAAEEIMKSAKFSISNAGGVNRAYRDLFISLNLQANPETILFIDYDKDLGRRRNAHTVLDYEWALSQTLMESYLMKDGKRFTQQADYKTKNIDQVFVNRDPRFEQTFMKPGFQAVNASTPQRLKPTLGGYNQIKFYPEIADMISWEAAYTDAFVFRYAEILLIFAEAKAELGILTSQADLDKSVNLLRARVGMPAMQLEEANANVDPILQAYYSNVKGGNVGLILEIRRERRIELACEGQRYRDVFRWEVGERLADQQQGMYVKGLGAMDVTGDGKVDIAILESAKDTGPIKDLTEDEKKSISLYYLKDANGNNTSIYLENGNSGHIMFTVARDKKKTFEKPKYYYYPVANSQMVLDGSKLVQTNFW
- a CDS encoding helix-turn-helix domain-containing protein, with the translated sequence MYSRKIPEDLDCGIVVTMKILGGKWKACILDGIQKGIKRPSELHRAIGDASPRVINMQIRELEMMGVISKKIYPGLPLKVEYNLTELGNSLLPVIAVIDRWGIENNHLIENLGEVTVG
- a CDS encoding NAD(P)-dependent oxidoreductase — translated: MKYMETSKNQISIIGLGPMGIKIATLYIQQGFQVTVFNRTQAKADPLVKLGAKPAETVREALAASPVSIVIVHNYSVSKELFSSLENDDVLSGKTIVQLTTGTAQEARLSEMWFRERNAVYIDGAIQVAPEQMAQPDTTILFAGNTDKYQELLHRLTILGGNLKYLGEHIGAAAAMDTATLSYIYGAAAGFLHGALIAESENFDVKEYGNIIAEIAPGMGEFLKHEGKVIASGDFSISQSPLSISVEATERILATAKLSGINTEFPQFAANWLKRAELAGYGQEEFAAVIKTLRQQA